From one Humulus lupulus chromosome 8, drHumLupu1.1, whole genome shotgun sequence genomic stretch:
- the LOC133797223 gene encoding CRM-domain containing factor CFM3, chloroplastic/mitochondrial isoform X3 has translation MALSPFSPNPSTSLSLSSSSSSSCNFIETQSLHLLLLQSQTHSVAYRALKFRTCCAQQVVQVDTLQQPERIKVAFETKKQRKKRKPRPSFLEQIQYKWSAKPGSLREKFPWQEQKEEEQEQEEAKEEDKENGSKEFTDAYVIETENKPSLSGSVNFVSPSSVISAPWDHGKKPVKREVKPETEIPQNVEEFNGLNHNGAKKPSSILQREFLYGNNGVKKPSSTIQREFQSTSDGISKEERTVSMDVNGFSLDETPSGSGENVNLADSDYDSDDSESELGEGEKVTRRRSNTVMAEKMLPEHELKRLRNVSLRMLERTKVGAAGITQALVDAIHDKWKLDEVVKLKFQEPLSSNMRRTHKILETKTGGLIIWRSGSSVVLYRGMNYKFRCVQSYTKQIKIETPTLPYLEDGVTRDAIHNIQEKDSSVRTKESSSPIPEERVKGPPEGDIKNLNDLNHLLDELGPRYMDWLGQEPFPVDADLLPAVIPNYKPPFRLLPYGVKLGLRNREMTAFRRIARTMPPHFALGRNRELQGLARAIVKLWEKSAIAKIAIKRGVQNTCNERMAEELKSWKLLLLNALKERKKLRDLQQDKEEQARKMAPAFIELKSKVLSDQLVAGTLAESKAAIARWGKQPTNVDIKEMIKESTLARRASILRHLEKRLSLAKGKLKIADKALAKVQKNLDPSELPDDLETLTDEERFLFRKMGLSMKPFLVLGRRGVYDGTVENMHLHWKYRELVKIFVRGKSLAQVTHFAISLEAESKGLLVSIDKTTKGIAIIVYRGKNYQSPLIFRPKNLLTRRQALAQSVELQRREALRHYISDLMERIELLKSEMEEESRNGKMTNAEGSLQKTMEYYLSSKDEETEDDEGDEPYLEMYDSADEDEDDYKEHEETRQINF, from the exons ATGGCGCTCTCACCGTTTTCACCGAATCCATCTACTTCTTTGTCTTTGTCTTCGTCGTCGTCATCATCATGCAATTTCATTGAAACTCAGTCACTGCATCTTCTACTTCTCCAGTCCCAAACTCACTCCGTTGCTTACAGAGCTTTAAAGTTCAGAACTTGTTGTGCTCAGCAGGTTGTCCAAGTTGACACCTTGCAGCAACCCGAACGAATCAAAGTGGCGTTTGAGACCAAGAAGCAGCGGAAAAAGAGGAAGCCCAGGCCAAGCTTTTTAGAGCAAATTCAGTATAAATGGTCTGCGAAACCTGGGTCACTGAGAGAGAAATTTCCATGGCAAGAACAGAAGgaagaagaacaagaacaagaagaagCAAAGGAAGAGGATAAGGAGAACGGAAGCAAGGAATTTACTGATGCCTATGTAATTGAGACGGAAAATAAACCATCGTTGAGTGGCTCAGTGAATTTTGTTTCGCCGAGTAGTGTGATTTCGGCTCCTTGGGATCATGGAAAGAAGCCCGTAAAACGCGAGGTTAAGCCTGAGACTGAAATTCCACAAAATGTTGAAGAGTTTAATGGACTTAACCATAATGGTGCTAAGAAACCCAGTAGCATATTGCAAAGAGAATTTCTATACGGCAATAATGGTGTTAAGAAACCCAGTAGCACAATTCAGAGAGAATTTCAATCAACAAGTGATGGGATTTCAAAGGAGGAAAGGACGGTTTCAATGGATGTTAATGGTTTTTCATTGGATGAAACTCCTTCTGGGAGTGGAGAGAATGTGAATTTGgctgactctgattatgattctGATGATTCGGAGTCGGAATTGGGGGAAGGAGAAAAGGTGACTAGGAGGAGGAGTAACACGGTAATGGCGGAGAAAATGCTTCCCGAACACGAACTTAAGAGGCTCAGAAACGTTTCTTTGAGAATGCTGGAGAGGACAAAGGTGGGTGCTGCAGGTATAACACAAGCCTTGGTGGATGCCATTCATGACAAGTGGAAGTTGGATGAAGTGGTGAAGTTGAAGTTTCAAGAGCCTCTATCCAGTAACATGAGAAGGACACATAAGATTTTAGAG ACTAAAACTGGAGGTTTGATTATATGGAGATCAGGCAGTTCAGTAGTCTTGTATAGGGGAATGAACTACAAATTTCGCTGTGTACAATCATATACCAAACAAATAAAGATCGAAACACCCACGTTGCCATACTTAGAAGATGGTGTCACAAGAGATGCCATACACAATATACAAGAGAAGGATTCTTCGGTTAGAACTAAGGAGTCTTCTTCTCCCATTCCTGAGGAGCGTGTGAAGGGTCCACCTGAAGGGGATATCAAGAACTTGAATGATCTCAACCACTTATTAGATGAGCTAGGACCACGTTATATGGATTGGTTAGGTCAAGAGCCGTTCCCTGTCGATGCCGATTTGCTACCTGCAGTGATTCCTAACTATAAGCCACCATTCAGACTTCTCCCTTATGGAGTAAAACTTGGTCTGCGAAACAGGGAGATGACAGCATTTCGTAGGATTGCAAGAACAATGCCTCCACATTTTGCTTTAG GGAGAAACAGAGAACTACAAGGTTTGGCTCGGGCTATTGTGAAGCTGTGGGAAAAGAGTGCCATTGCTAAGATAGCCATCAAACGAGGTGTTCAAAACACATGTAATGAGAGGATGGCGGAAGAACTCAAG TCCTGGAAGCTGCTGCTTCTGA ATGCCTTGAAAGAGAGGAAAAAATTAAGAGATCTCCAGCAAGACAAGGAAGAACAGGCGCGAAAGATGGCCCCAGCCTTCATTGAGTTGAAAAGCAAAGTTTTGTCCGACCAATTGGTTGCTGGAACCCTTGCAGAATCAAAGGCAGCAATTGCCCGCTGGGGTAAACAGCCAACCAATGTAGACATTAAAGAAATGATAAAAGAATCAACTTTGGCAAGACGTGCATCCATACTCAGACATCTTGAGAAGAGATTATCTCTT GCAAAAGGGAAGCTCAAAATAGCTGATAAAGCTTTAGCAAAGGTGCAGAAAAATTTGGATCCATCCGAGCTTCCAGATGACTTGGAGACCTTAACTGATGAAGAGAGATTTTTGTTCCGCAAGATGGGTCTGAGCATGAAACCTTTCCTGGTTCTGG GAAGGCGAGGAGTTTATGATGGTACCGTAGAGAACATGCACTTACATTGGAAATATCGAGAGTTGGTGAAAATCTTTGTGAGAGGAAAGAGTTTAGCACAAGTAACGCACTTTGCTATTTCATTGGAAGCTGAGAGCAAAGGATTGCTAGTATCTATAGATAAAACTACAAAAGGGATCGCAATTATTGTCTATCGTGGGAAGAATTATCAATCCCCTCTTATTTTTAGACCTAAGAATTTATTGACCAGAAGGCAGGCATTAGCTCAATCAGTCGAACTGCAAAGACGAGAG GCACTGCGGCACTACATCTCAGACTTGATGGAGAGAATTGAGTTGCTGAAGTCTGAAATG GAGGAAGAATCAAGAAATGGGAAGATGACTAATGCTGAAGGCTCATTGCAGAAAACAATGGAGTATTATCTGTCATCCAAAGATGAAGAAACAGAG GATGATGAGGGGGATGAACCATATCTTGAGATGTATGACAGTGCTGATGAGGATGAGGATGACTACAAGGAACATGAGGAAACTAGACAAATCAA CTTTTGA
- the LOC133797223 gene encoding CRM-domain containing factor CFM3, chloroplastic/mitochondrial isoform X2 has product MALSPFSPNPSTSLSLSSSSSSSCNFIETQSLHLLLLQSQTHSVAYRALKFRTCCAQQVVQVDTLQQPERIKVAFETKKQRKKRKPRPSFLEQIQYKWSAKPGSLREKFPWQEQKEEEQEQEEAKEEDKENGSKEFTDAYVIETENKPSLSGSVNFVSPSSVISAPWDHGKKPVKREVKPETEIPQNVEEFNGLNHNGAKKPSSILQREFLYGNNGVKKPSSTIQREFQSTSDGISKEERTVSMDVNGFSLDETPSGSGENVNLADSDYDSDDSESELGEGEKVTRRRSNTVMAEKMLPEHELKRLRNVSLRMLERTKVGAAGITQALVDAIHDKWKLDEVVKLKFQEPLSSNMRRTHKILETKTGGLIIWRSGSSVVLYRGMNYKFRCVQSYTKQIKIETPTLPYLEDGVTRDAIHNIQEKDSSVRTKESSSPIPEERVKGPPEGDIKNLNDLNHLLDELGPRYMDWLGQEPFPVDADLLPAVIPNYKPPFRLLPYGVKLGLRNREMTAFRRIARTMPPHFALGRNRELQGLARAIVKLWEKSAIAKIAIKRGVQNTCNERMAEELKTLTGGTLLSRNKDFIVFYRGNDFLPPVVTDALKERKKLRDLQQDKEEQARKMAPAFIELKSKVLSDQLVAGTLAESKAAIARWGKQPTNVDIKEMIKESTLARRASILRHLEKRLSLAKGKLKIADKALAKVQKNLDPSELPDDLETLTDEERFLFRKMGLSMKPFLVLGRRGVYDGTVENMHLHWKYRELVKIFVRGKSLAQVTHFAISLEAESKGLLVSIDKTTKGIAIIVYRGKNYQSPLIFRPKNLLTRRQALAQSVELQRREALRHYISDLMERIELLKSEMEEESRNGKMTNAEGSLQKTMEYYLSSKDEETEDDEGDEPYLEMYDSADEDEDDYKEHEETRQINF; this is encoded by the exons ATGGCGCTCTCACCGTTTTCACCGAATCCATCTACTTCTTTGTCTTTGTCTTCGTCGTCGTCATCATCATGCAATTTCATTGAAACTCAGTCACTGCATCTTCTACTTCTCCAGTCCCAAACTCACTCCGTTGCTTACAGAGCTTTAAAGTTCAGAACTTGTTGTGCTCAGCAGGTTGTCCAAGTTGACACCTTGCAGCAACCCGAACGAATCAAAGTGGCGTTTGAGACCAAGAAGCAGCGGAAAAAGAGGAAGCCCAGGCCAAGCTTTTTAGAGCAAATTCAGTATAAATGGTCTGCGAAACCTGGGTCACTGAGAGAGAAATTTCCATGGCAAGAACAGAAGgaagaagaacaagaacaagaagaagCAAAGGAAGAGGATAAGGAGAACGGAAGCAAGGAATTTACTGATGCCTATGTAATTGAGACGGAAAATAAACCATCGTTGAGTGGCTCAGTGAATTTTGTTTCGCCGAGTAGTGTGATTTCGGCTCCTTGGGATCATGGAAAGAAGCCCGTAAAACGCGAGGTTAAGCCTGAGACTGAAATTCCACAAAATGTTGAAGAGTTTAATGGACTTAACCATAATGGTGCTAAGAAACCCAGTAGCATATTGCAAAGAGAATTTCTATACGGCAATAATGGTGTTAAGAAACCCAGTAGCACAATTCAGAGAGAATTTCAATCAACAAGTGATGGGATTTCAAAGGAGGAAAGGACGGTTTCAATGGATGTTAATGGTTTTTCATTGGATGAAACTCCTTCTGGGAGTGGAGAGAATGTGAATTTGgctgactctgattatgattctGATGATTCGGAGTCGGAATTGGGGGAAGGAGAAAAGGTGACTAGGAGGAGGAGTAACACGGTAATGGCGGAGAAAATGCTTCCCGAACACGAACTTAAGAGGCTCAGAAACGTTTCTTTGAGAATGCTGGAGAGGACAAAGGTGGGTGCTGCAGGTATAACACAAGCCTTGGTGGATGCCATTCATGACAAGTGGAAGTTGGATGAAGTGGTGAAGTTGAAGTTTCAAGAGCCTCTATCCAGTAACATGAGAAGGACACATAAGATTTTAGAG ACTAAAACTGGAGGTTTGATTATATGGAGATCAGGCAGTTCAGTAGTCTTGTATAGGGGAATGAACTACAAATTTCGCTGTGTACAATCATATACCAAACAAATAAAGATCGAAACACCCACGTTGCCATACTTAGAAGATGGTGTCACAAGAGATGCCATACACAATATACAAGAGAAGGATTCTTCGGTTAGAACTAAGGAGTCTTCTTCTCCCATTCCTGAGGAGCGTGTGAAGGGTCCACCTGAAGGGGATATCAAGAACTTGAATGATCTCAACCACTTATTAGATGAGCTAGGACCACGTTATATGGATTGGTTAGGTCAAGAGCCGTTCCCTGTCGATGCCGATTTGCTACCTGCAGTGATTCCTAACTATAAGCCACCATTCAGACTTCTCCCTTATGGAGTAAAACTTGGTCTGCGAAACAGGGAGATGACAGCATTTCGTAGGATTGCAAGAACAATGCCTCCACATTTTGCTTTAG GGAGAAACAGAGAACTACAAGGTTTGGCTCGGGCTATTGTGAAGCTGTGGGAAAAGAGTGCCATTGCTAAGATAGCCATCAAACGAGGTGTTCAAAACACATGTAATGAGAGGATGGCGGAAGAACTCAAG ACATTAACTGGCGGAACACTACTTTCTCGAAACAAAGATTTTATCGTCTTTTACAGGGGAAATGACTTCTTGCCACCTGTTGTTACAGATGCCTTGAAAGAGAGGAAAAAATTAAGAGATCTCCAGCAAGACAAGGAAGAACAGGCGCGAAAGATGGCCCCAGCCTTCATTGAGTTGAAAAGCAAAGTTTTGTCCGACCAATTGGTTGCTGGAACCCTTGCAGAATCAAAGGCAGCAATTGCCCGCTGGGGTAAACAGCCAACCAATGTAGACATTAAAGAAATGATAAAAGAATCAACTTTGGCAAGACGTGCATCCATACTCAGACATCTTGAGAAGAGATTATCTCTT GCAAAAGGGAAGCTCAAAATAGCTGATAAAGCTTTAGCAAAGGTGCAGAAAAATTTGGATCCATCCGAGCTTCCAGATGACTTGGAGACCTTAACTGATGAAGAGAGATTTTTGTTCCGCAAGATGGGTCTGAGCATGAAACCTTTCCTGGTTCTGG GAAGGCGAGGAGTTTATGATGGTACCGTAGAGAACATGCACTTACATTGGAAATATCGAGAGTTGGTGAAAATCTTTGTGAGAGGAAAGAGTTTAGCACAAGTAACGCACTTTGCTATTTCATTGGAAGCTGAGAGCAAAGGATTGCTAGTATCTATAGATAAAACTACAAAAGGGATCGCAATTATTGTCTATCGTGGGAAGAATTATCAATCCCCTCTTATTTTTAGACCTAAGAATTTATTGACCAGAAGGCAGGCATTAGCTCAATCAGTCGAACTGCAAAGACGAGAG GCACTGCGGCACTACATCTCAGACTTGATGGAGAGAATTGAGTTGCTGAAGTCTGAAATG GAGGAAGAATCAAGAAATGGGAAGATGACTAATGCTGAAGGCTCATTGCAGAAAACAATGGAGTATTATCTGTCATCCAAAGATGAAGAAACAGAG GATGATGAGGGGGATGAACCATATCTTGAGATGTATGACAGTGCTGATGAGGATGAGGATGACTACAAGGAACATGAGGAAACTAGACAAATCAA CTTTTGA
- the LOC133797224 gene encoding uncharacterized protein LOC133797224 isoform X1: MAQAAQNPVVQQHKVIVSNKYEEKLVGLLHETGSLEIVIICHGFRSSKECRMQVNLAAALESEGISSFRFDFAGNGESEGTFEFAHYQREADDLRAVIEHFSAANRVIAGIIGHSKGGDTVLLYASKYHDIHTVVNISGRYDLKSGLVERLGEDIMQKLGESGYIDVKDEKRDTSYRVTKESVMDRLNTDMHAACLQIDKDCRVLTVHGSEDEIIPVKDAHEFAKIIPDHKLHIVEGADHCYSAHEGELTSIVLEFIKASLEQDKAASS; the protein is encoded by the exons ATGGCCCAAGCTGCACAAAACCCAG TGGTTCAACAACACAAAGTGATAGTATCAAACAAATATGAGGAGAAGCTGGTGGGCTTATTGCATGAAACTGGATCTTTGGAGATTGTAATCATTTGCCATGGCTTTCGATCCTCTAAG GAATGTAGAATGCAGGTAAACTTGGCTGCTGCATTGGAAAGTGAAGGGATCAGTTCTTTTCGTTTTGACTTTGCTGGAAATGG GGAAAGTGAAGGTACATTTGAGTTTGCGCACTATCAGAGAGAAGCTGATGATTTACGTGCTGTAATCGAGCACTTTTCTGCAGCTAACCGTGTAATAGCTGGAATTATTGGACATAGTAAAG GAGGTGATACAGTTCTCTTGTATGCTTCTAAATATCATGATATCCACACAGTTGTCAATATTTCTGGGCGTTATGATCTGAAGAGTGGCCTTGTTGAACGCTTAGGAGAAGATATCATGCAAAAACTTGGGGAGAGTGGCTATATAGACGTCAAAGATGAGAAGA GAGATACCAGTTATCGTGTGACCAAGGAAAGTGTGATGGATCGTCTGAATACTGATATGCACGCAGCATGTCTTCAGATCGATAAAGATTGCAG GGTCTTGACAGTACACGGATCAGAGGACGAAATCATTCCAGTTAAAGATGCACATGAGTTCGCCAAGATAATACCCGACCACAAATTACACATTGTGGAAGGAGCTGATCATTGTTACTCCGCCCATGAAGGTGAGTTAACTTCAATTGTTTTGGAGTTCATTAAGGCATCCTTGGAGCAGGACAAGGCTGCTTCTAGTTAG
- the LOC133795397 gene encoding uncharacterized protein LOC133795397, giving the protein MPCRESEGTFELAHYRREADDLRAVIEHFSSTNRVIPGIIRHSKGGWSVLMYASKYDVCTVVNVSGRYDLKRGIVKHLGEDIMQKLGENGYKDLKDENGGASYRVTKECVMDLPNTNMHATCLHIDKDCKVLTVQGSEDELTPVKEAYEFAKIIPNHKLRIVEGAGHGYITHQAELASIVLEFIKASLEQDKPASS; this is encoded by the exons ATGCCTTGCAGGGAAAGTGAAGGTACATTTGAGCTTGCGCATTATCGAAGGGAAGCTGATGATTTACGTGCTGTAATCGAGCACTTTTCTTCAACTAACCGTGTAATACCTGGAATTATTAGACATAGTAAAGGTG GGTGGTCAGTTCTCATGTATGCTTCTAAATATGATGTCTGCACAGTTGTCAATGTTTCTGGGCGTTATGATCTGAAGAGGGGCATTGTCAAACACTTAGGTGAAGATATCATGCAAAAGCTCGGGGAGAATGGATATAAAGACCTCAAAGATGAGAATG GAGGTGCCAGTTATCGTGTGACAAAGGAATGTGTGATGGATCTTCCGAATACTAATATGCACGCAACATGTCTTCATATCGACAAAGATTGCAA GGTCTTGACAGTACAAGGATCAGAGGACGAACTCACTCCAGTTAAAGAGGCATATGAGTTCGCCAAGATAATACCAAACCACAAATTACGCATTGTGGAAGGAGCTGGTCATGGTTACATCACCCATCAAGCTGAGTTAGCTTCAATTGTTTTGGAGTTCATTAAGGCATCGTTGGAGCAGGACAAGCCTGCTTCTAGTtag
- the LOC133797223 gene encoding CRM-domain containing factor CFM3, chloroplastic/mitochondrial isoform X1, producing the protein MALSPFSPNPSTSLSLSSSSSSSCNFIETQSLHLLLLQSQTHSVAYRALKFRTCCAQQVVQVDTLQQPERIKVAFETKKQRKKRKPRPSFLEQIQYKWSAKPGSLREKFPWQEQKEEEQEQEEAKEEDKENGSKEFTDAYVIETENKPSLSGSVNFVSPSSVISAPWDHGKKPVKREVKPETEIPQNVEEFNGLNHNGAKKPSSILQREFLYGNNGVKKPSSTIQREFQSTSDGISKEERTVSMDVNGFSLDETPSGSGENVNLADSDYDSDDSESELGEGEKVTRRRSNTVMAEKMLPEHELKRLRNVSLRMLERTKVGAAGITQALVDAIHDKWKLDEVVKLKFQEPLSSNMRRTHKILETKTGGLIIWRSGSSVVLYRGMNYKFRCVQSYTKQIKIETPTLPYLEDGVTRDAIHNIQEKDSSVRTKESSSPIPEERVKGPPEGDIKNLNDLNHLLDELGPRYMDWLGQEPFPVDADLLPAVIPNYKPPFRLLPYGVKLGLRNREMTAFRRIARTMPPHFALGRNRELQGLARAIVKLWEKSAIAKIAIKRGVQNTCNERMAEELKSWKLLLLSNSSLLIIKHFHFEYSLQVDHDLTLTGGTLLSRNKDFIVFYRGNDFLPPVVTDALKERKKLRDLQQDKEEQARKMAPAFIELKSKVLSDQLVAGTLAESKAAIARWGKQPTNVDIKEMIKESTLARRASILRHLEKRLSLAKGKLKIADKALAKVQKNLDPSELPDDLETLTDEERFLFRKMGLSMKPFLVLGRRGVYDGTVENMHLHWKYRELVKIFVRGKSLAQVTHFAISLEAESKGLLVSIDKTTKGIAIIVYRGKNYQSPLIFRPKNLLTRRQALAQSVELQRREALRHYISDLMERIELLKSEMEEESRNGKMTNAEGSLQKTMEYYLSSKDEETEDDEGDEPYLEMYDSADEDEDDYKEHEETRQINF; encoded by the exons ATGGCGCTCTCACCGTTTTCACCGAATCCATCTACTTCTTTGTCTTTGTCTTCGTCGTCGTCATCATCATGCAATTTCATTGAAACTCAGTCACTGCATCTTCTACTTCTCCAGTCCCAAACTCACTCCGTTGCTTACAGAGCTTTAAAGTTCAGAACTTGTTGTGCTCAGCAGGTTGTCCAAGTTGACACCTTGCAGCAACCCGAACGAATCAAAGTGGCGTTTGAGACCAAGAAGCAGCGGAAAAAGAGGAAGCCCAGGCCAAGCTTTTTAGAGCAAATTCAGTATAAATGGTCTGCGAAACCTGGGTCACTGAGAGAGAAATTTCCATGGCAAGAACAGAAGgaagaagaacaagaacaagaagaagCAAAGGAAGAGGATAAGGAGAACGGAAGCAAGGAATTTACTGATGCCTATGTAATTGAGACGGAAAATAAACCATCGTTGAGTGGCTCAGTGAATTTTGTTTCGCCGAGTAGTGTGATTTCGGCTCCTTGGGATCATGGAAAGAAGCCCGTAAAACGCGAGGTTAAGCCTGAGACTGAAATTCCACAAAATGTTGAAGAGTTTAATGGACTTAACCATAATGGTGCTAAGAAACCCAGTAGCATATTGCAAAGAGAATTTCTATACGGCAATAATGGTGTTAAGAAACCCAGTAGCACAATTCAGAGAGAATTTCAATCAACAAGTGATGGGATTTCAAAGGAGGAAAGGACGGTTTCAATGGATGTTAATGGTTTTTCATTGGATGAAACTCCTTCTGGGAGTGGAGAGAATGTGAATTTGgctgactctgattatgattctGATGATTCGGAGTCGGAATTGGGGGAAGGAGAAAAGGTGACTAGGAGGAGGAGTAACACGGTAATGGCGGAGAAAATGCTTCCCGAACACGAACTTAAGAGGCTCAGAAACGTTTCTTTGAGAATGCTGGAGAGGACAAAGGTGGGTGCTGCAGGTATAACACAAGCCTTGGTGGATGCCATTCATGACAAGTGGAAGTTGGATGAAGTGGTGAAGTTGAAGTTTCAAGAGCCTCTATCCAGTAACATGAGAAGGACACATAAGATTTTAGAG ACTAAAACTGGAGGTTTGATTATATGGAGATCAGGCAGTTCAGTAGTCTTGTATAGGGGAATGAACTACAAATTTCGCTGTGTACAATCATATACCAAACAAATAAAGATCGAAACACCCACGTTGCCATACTTAGAAGATGGTGTCACAAGAGATGCCATACACAATATACAAGAGAAGGATTCTTCGGTTAGAACTAAGGAGTCTTCTTCTCCCATTCCTGAGGAGCGTGTGAAGGGTCCACCTGAAGGGGATATCAAGAACTTGAATGATCTCAACCACTTATTAGATGAGCTAGGACCACGTTATATGGATTGGTTAGGTCAAGAGCCGTTCCCTGTCGATGCCGATTTGCTACCTGCAGTGATTCCTAACTATAAGCCACCATTCAGACTTCTCCCTTATGGAGTAAAACTTGGTCTGCGAAACAGGGAGATGACAGCATTTCGTAGGATTGCAAGAACAATGCCTCCACATTTTGCTTTAG GGAGAAACAGAGAACTACAAGGTTTGGCTCGGGCTATTGTGAAGCTGTGGGAAAAGAGTGCCATTGCTAAGATAGCCATCAAACGAGGTGTTCAAAACACATGTAATGAGAGGATGGCGGAAGAACTCAAG TCCTGGAAGCTGCTGCTTCTGAGTAATTCATCACTGCTGATTATAAAGCATTTTCATTTTGAATACTCATTACAAGTGGACCATGACTTG ACATTAACTGGCGGAACACTACTTTCTCGAAACAAAGATTTTATCGTCTTTTACAGGGGAAATGACTTCTTGCCACCTGTTGTTACAGATGCCTTGAAAGAGAGGAAAAAATTAAGAGATCTCCAGCAAGACAAGGAAGAACAGGCGCGAAAGATGGCCCCAGCCTTCATTGAGTTGAAAAGCAAAGTTTTGTCCGACCAATTGGTTGCTGGAACCCTTGCAGAATCAAAGGCAGCAATTGCCCGCTGGGGTAAACAGCCAACCAATGTAGACATTAAAGAAATGATAAAAGAATCAACTTTGGCAAGACGTGCATCCATACTCAGACATCTTGAGAAGAGATTATCTCTT GCAAAAGGGAAGCTCAAAATAGCTGATAAAGCTTTAGCAAAGGTGCAGAAAAATTTGGATCCATCCGAGCTTCCAGATGACTTGGAGACCTTAACTGATGAAGAGAGATTTTTGTTCCGCAAGATGGGTCTGAGCATGAAACCTTTCCTGGTTCTGG GAAGGCGAGGAGTTTATGATGGTACCGTAGAGAACATGCACTTACATTGGAAATATCGAGAGTTGGTGAAAATCTTTGTGAGAGGAAAGAGTTTAGCACAAGTAACGCACTTTGCTATTTCATTGGAAGCTGAGAGCAAAGGATTGCTAGTATCTATAGATAAAACTACAAAAGGGATCGCAATTATTGTCTATCGTGGGAAGAATTATCAATCCCCTCTTATTTTTAGACCTAAGAATTTATTGACCAGAAGGCAGGCATTAGCTCAATCAGTCGAACTGCAAAGACGAGAG GCACTGCGGCACTACATCTCAGACTTGATGGAGAGAATTGAGTTGCTGAAGTCTGAAATG GAGGAAGAATCAAGAAATGGGAAGATGACTAATGCTGAAGGCTCATTGCAGAAAACAATGGAGTATTATCTGTCATCCAAAGATGAAGAAACAGAG GATGATGAGGGGGATGAACCATATCTTGAGATGTATGACAGTGCTGATGAGGATGAGGATGACTACAAGGAACATGAGGAAACTAGACAAATCAA CTTTTGA
- the LOC133797224 gene encoding uncharacterized protein LOC133797224 isoform X2, whose amino-acid sequence MAQAAQNPVVQQHKVIVSNKYEEKLVGLLHETGSLEIVIICHGFRSSKECRMQVNLAAALESEGISSFRFDFAGNGESEGTFEFAHYQREADDLRAVIEHFSAANRVIAGIIGHSKVLLYASKYHDIHTVVNISGRYDLKSGLVERLGEDIMQKLGESGYIDVKDEKRDTSYRVTKESVMDRLNTDMHAACLQIDKDCRVLTVHGSEDEIIPVKDAHEFAKIIPDHKLHIVEGADHCYSAHEGELTSIVLEFIKASLEQDKAASS is encoded by the exons ATGGCCCAAGCTGCACAAAACCCAG TGGTTCAACAACACAAAGTGATAGTATCAAACAAATATGAGGAGAAGCTGGTGGGCTTATTGCATGAAACTGGATCTTTGGAGATTGTAATCATTTGCCATGGCTTTCGATCCTCTAAG GAATGTAGAATGCAGGTAAACTTGGCTGCTGCATTGGAAAGTGAAGGGATCAGTTCTTTTCGTTTTGACTTTGCTGGAAATGG GGAAAGTGAAGGTACATTTGAGTTTGCGCACTATCAGAGAGAAGCTGATGATTTACGTGCTGTAATCGAGCACTTTTCTGCAGCTAACCGTGTAATAGCTGGAATTATTGGACATAGTAAAG TTCTCTTGTATGCTTCTAAATATCATGATATCCACACAGTTGTCAATATTTCTGGGCGTTATGATCTGAAGAGTGGCCTTGTTGAACGCTTAGGAGAAGATATCATGCAAAAACTTGGGGAGAGTGGCTATATAGACGTCAAAGATGAGAAGA GAGATACCAGTTATCGTGTGACCAAGGAAAGTGTGATGGATCGTCTGAATACTGATATGCACGCAGCATGTCTTCAGATCGATAAAGATTGCAG GGTCTTGACAGTACACGGATCAGAGGACGAAATCATTCCAGTTAAAGATGCACATGAGTTCGCCAAGATAATACCCGACCACAAATTACACATTGTGGAAGGAGCTGATCATTGTTACTCCGCCCATGAAGGTGAGTTAACTTCAATTGTTTTGGAGTTCATTAAGGCATCCTTGGAGCAGGACAAGGCTGCTTCTAGTTAG